One Panicum virgatum strain AP13 chromosome 9K, P.virgatum_v5, whole genome shotgun sequence genomic region harbors:
- the LOC120647849 gene encoding probable histidine kinase 2: MAAHSGSESEPRAEDEKPLTGTRVLLVEDTLALQTIGKKILHQLGATVEAAEDGAKAASMFGAALEQAAAGSGTVAASTPYDVILMDFQMPVMDGYEATGRIREAESRCGIRRTPIIALTAHAVEEEARRTILAGMDLHLTKPMERRSIAEAVRRVRGGQGPGMTTTTLPAPPPCRCIDQRSPGGHSTRDG, encoded by the exons ATGGCTGCGCATTCGGGTTCAGAATCAGAACCAAGAGCGGAGGACGAAAAGCCATTGACCGGAACGCGCGTGCTGCTAGTGGAGGACACTCTGGCCTTGCAGACGATCGGGAAGAAGATACTGCACCAGCTAGGAGCAACTGTCGAAGCGGCAGAGGACGGAGCCAAGGCCGCCAGCATGTTCGGAGCTGCTCTCGAGCAGGCCGCAGCTGGCTCGGGAACGGTCGCAGCGTCCACTCCCTACGATGTCATCCTCATGGATTTCCAG ATGCCCGTGATGGACGGCTACGAGGCGACAGGGCGCATCCGGGAGGCGGAGAGCCGCTGCGGGATCCGCCGCACTCCGATCATCGCCCTGACCGCgcacgccgtggaggaggaggcgcgcagGACCATCCTCGCCGGGATGGACCTCCACCTGACCAAGCCCATGGAGCGGAGGAGCATAGCAGAAGCCGTCCGCCGCGTGCGCGGAGGCCAGGGCCCagggatgacgacgacgacgctgcCTGCGCCCCCGCCGTGCCGTTGCATCGATCAGAGATCGCCCGGTGGTCACAGCACGCGTGACGGGTGA
- the LOC120647848 gene encoding probable histidine kinase 2: protein MPLPWGTGVAVACGAMAAAAAAAALLATLRALRRSAAWEAALRASLVRHREALQQAERKSLNTTGAFAGASHYIRSALAAIAGLVDVSRAEAQAHPQITRNLDQMDACTKKLLGILNSILDTSKVESGKMQLDEAEFNLADVLEESMDMINIVGISKGLEVVFDPCDLSILKCGNVIGDCRRLKQILDNILSNSVKFTQQGHVILRAWANRPITSSPVSVPSRFGCLIPGANFLCLFKTRERHADCHSFSLVQNYPNSIEFYFEVDDTGIGIPKEKRELVFEDYIQVKEGQGGTGLGLGIVQSFVRLMGGEISIKDKEPGKSAGTCVGFNVFMKMGGQHEQHDIEEGSSTPTIETGESRIRAAAFREASSFDGIHCVLLVHGDETRRILRSWMESVGIQVCLVPQLEVLASAVEKSCRANTSPARTSSDSFECRTDYCFRPRDTVTQILPIALNNSNSIQRGVLVVIDAHYGKLVDMCPEMNFAGIKNKIPCKVVCLADANTSSTDLMRFRHSTMCDLVPQKPIHGSRLRSQDSQGPPDISCYS, encoded by the exons ATGCCCCTGCCCTGGGGCACGGGCGTCGCCGTGGCGTGCGGCGcgatggccgccgcggccgcggccgcggcgctccTCGCCACGCTGAGGGCGCTccggcggtcggcggcgtgggaggcggcgctgcgggcgagCCTCGTCAGGCACAGGGAGGCGCTGCAGCAGGCGGAGCGGAAGAGCCTCAACACGACCGGCGCGTTCGCCGGCGCCAGCCACTACATCAGGTCGGCGCTGGCGGCGATCGCGGGGCTGGTGGACGTGTCCCGGGCCGAGGCCCAGGCGCACCCGCAGATCACGCGCAACCTTGACCAGATGGATGCCTGCACGAAGAAACTGCTTG GGATACTTAACTCGATACTAGACACAAGCAAGGTTGAATCAGGAAAGATGCAGCTAGACGAGGCCGAGTTCAACCTAGCGGACGTTCTGGAAGAATCCATGGACATGATCAACATTGTAGGCATCAGCAAAGGGCTTGAGGTGGTCTTTGATCCCTGCGATCTATCCATCCTCAAATGTGGGAATGTGATAGGTGACTGCAGGAGGCTCAAGCAGATCCTGGACAACATACTCAGCAATTCTGTGAAGTTCACTCAACAAGGGCATGTCATTCTCCGTGCTTGGGCAAATAGGCCAATTACAAGTAGCCCAGTCAGTGTTCCTTCGAGATTCGGCTGTTTAATACCCGGTGCCAATTTCTTATGCTTGTTCAAAACAAGAGAACGTCACGCTGATTGTCACTCGTTCAGTTTGGTCCAAAATTATCCCAATTCGATTGAGTTCTACTTTGAAGTGGATGATACTGGCATTGGGATCCCAaaggaaaagagagagttgGTGTTTGAGGACTACATCCAAGTTAAAGAAGGGCAAGGAGGAACTGGTCTGGGGCTTGGAATCGTTCAGTCTTTC GTTCGTCTGATGGGAGGTGAGATTAGCATCAAGGACAAAGAGCCTGGTAAGTCTGCTGGAACCTGTGTTGGCTTCAATGTGTTCATGAAGATGGGTGGACAGCACGAACAACATGACATAGAAGAAGGCAGTTCGACCCCAACGATAGAAACAGGCGAAAGCCGCATCCGAGCCGCAGCATTCAGAGAAGCTAGCAGCTTTGACGGTATCCACTGTGTGCTTCTtgttcatggtgatgaaacgcGAAGAATCCTGCGATCTTGGATGGAGAGCGTTGGGATTCAAGTCTGCCTAGTCCCACAGCTCGAGGTCCTTGCCTCTGCTGTCGAGAAGTCGTGCCGTGCGAACACTTCTCCTGCAAGGACATCATCGGACAGTTTTGAATGCCGCACGGACTACTGTTTCAGGCCCAGAGATACGGTTACCCAAATACTGCCCATCGCACTGAATAACAGCAATAGCATCCAGAGAGGAGTGCTAGTTGTCATTGACGCACACTATGGAAAACTGGTGGACATGTGCCCAGAGATGAATTTTGCTGGAATCAAAAATAAAATTCCATGCAAAGTTGTCTGTCTCGCAGATGCGAACACCTCTTCTACTGACTTGATGAGGTTCAGGCATAGTACAATGTGCGACCTTGTCCCGCAAAAGCCAATCCACGGCTCCCGGTTACGTTCTCAAGACTCTCAGGGACCTCCAGATATCTCATGCTATTCCTGA